The Myxococcales bacterium genome has a segment encoding these proteins:
- a CDS encoding alpha/beta hydrolase, producing MPPKPRLLALASTYVALFIASGCQEPPAPERPLTASPSERAQEACVSRSHRDVPYAGDARTRLDVHLPLVPRDQPVPWVLWVHGGGWAGGNKQSVELFALRQTCRGFAVATIDYRLSFEARFPAPLADLRAALRHLRAHADDYDLDPDKVVVWGASAGGHLAALLALTEGEKAFDRPDDRHRKVSTAVRGVIDWWGPSSFSEFDADFGLRCPQHKCHTCEGSAESRLLGCEVRRCAPRARRASPLTYVKPHAPPFLLQHGRDDCTVPAAQSQRLAEALRAAGNDVQLEIIPGARHGDGAWLRPDVMAAVDGFLDRRLGRAPLSQTPLPVPQAWRAPRVPAQPKTLLR from the coding sequence ATGCCCCCAAAGCCCCGCCTGCTTGCCTTGGCCTCGACGTATGTGGCTCTGTTCATTGCTTCGGGCTGCCAGGAGCCCCCCGCCCCAGAGCGTCCGCTGACCGCGTCTCCCAGCGAGCGTGCCCAGGAGGCTTGTGTATCCCGCTCCCATCGCGACGTTCCCTACGCGGGCGACGCTCGTACACGGCTCGACGTTCACCTGCCTCTGGTCCCCCGCGATCAGCCCGTGCCCTGGGTGCTGTGGGTTCACGGTGGTGGCTGGGCAGGCGGAAACAAACAATCGGTGGAGCTCTTCGCCCTCCGGCAGACCTGCCGCGGTTTCGCCGTGGCCACGATCGACTACCGTCTCAGCTTCGAGGCTCGCTTTCCCGCCCCCCTCGCCGACCTGCGTGCAGCGCTCCGGCACCTCCGGGCTCACGCGGATGATTACGACCTGGACCCCGACAAGGTGGTGGTTTGGGGCGCCTCCGCCGGCGGACACTTGGCAGCGCTGCTGGCGCTCACGGAGGGCGAAAAGGCGTTCGACAGACCCGACGATCGACATCGCAAAGTCTCGACGGCTGTCCGCGGTGTCATCGATTGGTGGGGGCCGAGCTCGTTTAGCGAATTCGACGCTGACTTTGGCCTGCGCTGCCCGCAGCACAAATGCCACACCTGTGAGGGCTCGGCCGAGTCGCGGCTTTTGGGCTGCGAGGTCAGGCGCTGTGCCCCGCGTGCCCGCCGTGCGAGCCCCTTGACGTACGTGAAGCCGCACGCCCCTCCCTTTTTGCTCCAGCATGGACGCGACGATTGCACCGTCCCCGCGGCGCAGTCACAACGCCTGGCCGAAGCGCTGAGAGCGGCTGGCAACGACGTGCAGCTCGAGATCATCCCGGGGGCCCGGCACGGTGATGGGGCCTGGCTGCGCCCCGACGTCATGGCCGCCGTGGACGGGTTCCTGGATCGGCGGCTCGGGCGGGCGCCGCTGTCGCAGACGCCCCTGCCAGTGCCACAGGCCTGGCGGGCACCGCGTGTCCCGGCGCAGCCAAAAACCCTGTTAAGGTAA
- a CDS encoding class I SAM-dependent methyltransferase, whose protein sequence is MTATGHVQARRRFDEHRAAFARNPALRALYAGWYARIGAYLPELGVGPRLELGSGPGLAAAYLPEMLRSDVVRAPWHHMVAAAEALPFREGTLGALVLFDVLHHLPSPAHFFEEATRVLAPGGRVIVCDPYVSPLSYPVYAWLHEEGLDFAPDALEPRWADGKDPFAGNQAVATKLFFREWPRFAARFPSFSLVARRRLAGLSYPAAGGFGRAPLLPLALWKGLLRLEARCPEAAFRWMGFRTLVALERRP, encoded by the coding sequence GTGACCGCGACGGGGCACGTGCAGGCCCGGCGCCGCTTCGACGAACACCGGGCCGCGTTCGCGCGCAACCCGGCGCTGCGCGCCCTTTACGCCGGCTGGTACGCGCGCATCGGAGCGTATCTGCCGGAGCTTGGCGTGGGACCTCGGCTCGAGTTGGGTTCGGGGCCGGGCCTCGCCGCTGCCTACCTGCCGGAGATGTTGCGAAGTGACGTCGTGCGCGCCCCCTGGCACCACATGGTGGCTGCCGCCGAGGCGCTGCCCTTCCGGGAGGGCACGCTGGGCGCCCTCGTTCTCTTCGACGTTCTCCACCATCTTCCTTCGCCGGCGCACTTTTTCGAGGAGGCCACGCGGGTCCTGGCACCGGGGGGGCGCGTGATCGTTTGCGATCCCTACGTGAGTCCGCTGTCGTATCCCGTCTATGCGTGGTTGCACGAGGAGGGGCTCGACTTTGCTCCTGATGCGCTCGAGCCTCGATGGGCAGACGGCAAAGACCCGTTCGCCGGCAATCAGGCCGTGGCCACCAAGCTGTTCTTTCGCGAGTGGCCGCGGTTCGCGGCGCGCTTTCCCTCGTTTTCTCTGGTGGCGCGCCGACGCCTGGCGGGTTTGTCCTACCCGGCCGCAGGCGGATTCGGCCGGGCGCCGCTCCTCCCCCTGGCCTTGTGGAAGGGTCTCCTTCGGCTCGAGGCCCGCTGCCCCGAAGCTGCGTTTCGATGGATGGGGTTTCGGACCCTCGTGGCGCTCGAGCGTCGTCCCTAG
- a CDS encoding class I SAM-dependent methyltransferase translates to MSHVRFELPPRARMTANNQKDPLPYYYKASTGWLYRHRLQMGLDLLPRGGASVLEVGVGSGVLVPTLTRHYPRYVGTDLALPAGLEALVAPGCQASFRTADLLQEGALPKDTFDAIVCFSVLEHIRDSDAAARALAQSLAPGGTLITGYPMVSRLMTRAFEAIGYPGIDEDHVAAPVQIARALSRVLRPAGRVAFPPRLPVQAALYQCTAWTRPEAPRT, encoded by the coding sequence ATGTCCCATGTTCGCTTCGAGCTGCCGCCCCGCGCGCGCATGACGGCCAACAACCAGAAAGATCCTCTCCCCTACTACTACAAGGCCAGCACCGGCTGGCTCTACCGCCACCGCCTTCAAATGGGGCTCGATCTGCTTCCCCGGGGCGGCGCCAGCGTGCTCGAGGTCGGCGTAGGCAGCGGGGTGTTGGTGCCCACGCTCACCCGACACTACCCCCGCTACGTGGGTACCGATCTCGCCCTGCCCGCGGGTCTCGAGGCCCTGGTCGCCCCCGGCTGCCAAGCCAGCTTCCGGACCGCGGATCTGCTGCAAGAGGGAGCACTCCCCAAGGACACCTTCGACGCGATCGTTTGTTTTTCCGTGCTCGAGCACATCCGCGACAGCGATGCGGCCGCCCGCGCGCTGGCTCAGAGCTTGGCCCCTGGGGGCACCCTGATCACCGGCTATCCCATGGTGAGTCGGCTCATGACCCGTGCCTTCGAGGCCATCGGCTACCCGGGAATCGACGAGGATCACGTGGCAGCGCCGGTGCAGATCGCTCGTGCCCTCTCACGCGTGCTTCGGCCCGCGGGCCGCGTGGCCTTCCCCCCGCGGCTCCCCGTTCAGGCGGCGCTCTACCAGTGCACCGCCTGGACCCGCCCCGAGGCGCCGCGGACGTGA
- a CDS encoding glycosyltransferase: MSPPDEHTSGASAASLAPERKPKSRSDELASAWREYFRKLALASPRHPAARDHMNLDLREALRRLIPPDARVLEVGCGRGDLLAALPQADRTGLDCLAEILEEARARHPEVCFQEGDILSAPVERRYDAVVCDRLCHSVLDIRLLLRRMHDCLNEDGRIYLTTFNVFWEIPSRLAEKAGWKVPSPTANWLSESDFQTLFDLCDLEVVRFEDRMMSPLLLGGLGALANKYLVKAPALSRTALYRIYVLRPRQSSRREGRDAPSVSVVVPARNEAGNIEAAVARTPVMGSSTELIFVEGNSKDDTWDTIQRVIGRYQGPLSLSAYKQTGKGKGDAVRLGFQKAKGDILMILDADLTVPPEDLPVFYQAVSERRADFVQGTRLVYPMDPGAMRFFNKLGNIGFSVLFSYLLQQPIKDTLCGTKVLWRRDYERIAANRAYFGDFDPFGDFDLIFGAARLNLKIGEIPVRYRDRVYGETNIERWKHGWLLLKMSAVAARKIKFV, from the coding sequence ATGAGTCCTCCTGACGAACACACGAGCGGGGCCTCGGCGGCCTCTCTGGCCCCCGAGCGTAAGCCCAAGAGCCGCAGCGACGAGCTCGCGTCCGCCTGGCGTGAGTACTTCCGGAAGCTGGCGCTCGCATCTCCCCGGCATCCCGCGGCGCGGGACCACATGAACCTGGATCTGCGGGAGGCCCTGCGACGCCTCATCCCGCCGGATGCCCGCGTGCTCGAGGTGGGGTGTGGGCGCGGAGACCTGTTGGCCGCCCTTCCGCAAGCCGACCGCACGGGGCTCGATTGCCTAGCCGAGATCCTCGAAGAGGCCCGGGCGCGCCATCCGGAGGTCTGCTTCCAGGAGGGCGACATTCTTTCGGCGCCTGTCGAGCGCCGCTACGATGCGGTGGTCTGCGATCGGCTGTGTCACAGCGTGCTCGACATTCGGTTGCTGCTGCGTCGGATGCACGATTGCCTGAACGAGGATGGGCGGATTTATCTCACTACGTTCAACGTGTTTTGGGAGATCCCGTCGCGCCTGGCCGAGAAGGCCGGGTGGAAGGTGCCTTCGCCTACGGCCAATTGGCTATCCGAGAGCGACTTTCAGACGCTCTTCGATCTCTGCGATCTCGAGGTGGTACGCTTCGAGGACCGCATGATGTCGCCGCTCTTGTTGGGTGGCCTGGGGGCGCTGGCAAACAAGTACCTGGTGAAGGCTCCGGCCTTGTCCCGCACCGCGCTTTACCGCATCTACGTCTTGCGGCCCCGTCAATCCTCGCGCCGAGAGGGACGAGACGCACCTTCGGTATCAGTCGTGGTGCCCGCCCGAAACGAGGCGGGCAACATCGAGGCTGCGGTCGCGCGGACCCCCGTCATGGGCTCGTCGACTGAGCTCATCTTCGTTGAGGGAAACTCGAAAGACGACACCTGGGACACCATCCAAAGGGTGATCGGCCGCTACCAGGGGCCGCTGTCGCTTTCTGCATACAAGCAGACGGGAAAGGGGAAAGGGGACGCCGTTCGGCTGGGCTTTCAAAAGGCCAAGGGTGACATCCTGATGATCCTGGATGCCGATCTGACGGTGCCGCCCGAGGACTTGCCCGTGTTCTACCAAGCAGTCTCCGAGCGCCGTGCCGACTTCGTACAGGGCACGCGCCTCGTGTACCCCATGGACCCAGGTGCGATGCGCTTTTTCAACAAGCTGGGAAACATCGGCTTTTCGGTGCTGTTTTCGTACCTGCTCCAGCAGCCCATCAAGGACACCCTCTGCGGCACGAAAGTGCTCTGGCGCCGCGATTACGAACGGATCGCAGCCAATCGCGCCTACTTCGGTGATTTCGATCCCTTCGGCGATTTCGATCTCATCTTTGGAGCTGCCCGGCTGAACCTGAAGATTGGCGAGATCCCCGTGCGGTACCGAGATCGGGTCTACGGCGAAACCAACATCGAGCGCTGGAAACATGGATGGCTGTTGCTGAAGATGTCGGCGGTGGCCGCCCGCAAAATCAAGTTCGTGTGA